The following proteins come from a genomic window of Candidatus Auribacterota bacterium:
- the murB gene encoding UDP-N-acetylmuramate dehydrogenase produces the protein MIEERIKAELMKIAGPRVRFNEPLSRHTWMGIGGPADAVMEVADDRELRKLLRVCRSEAMPLLLLGGGANLIVRDGGWRGVVVRLCGDHFTRIEFRGERVRAGGGASLAALIDETVSRSLSGLECLAGIPGTVGGAVRMNAGAHGVTFGELVDAASVMDRRGRTRRVERSAMGFSYRGCAAARDGVVLSVELTLREGERPEIEERFSRYRGARASVLPAEPSAGCVFKNPPAGCSAGELIDQLGLKGARSGGASVSERHANVIVNSGGATARDVLALMELIRGKAREERGIDLEPEVIVVGEDGTA, from the coding sequence GCCGGCCCCAGGGTGAGATTCAACGAGCCGCTCTCTCGACACACGTGGATGGGGATCGGAGGCCCTGCAGATGCCGTTATGGAAGTCGCAGATGATCGTGAGCTCAGAAAGCTGTTGCGTGTATGCCGGAGTGAAGCGATGCCGTTGCTGTTGCTGGGCGGGGGCGCGAACCTCATCGTGAGGGACGGCGGATGGCGTGGCGTGGTGGTGAGGCTTTGCGGGGATCATTTTACCCGAATTGAATTCCGCGGGGAGCGTGTGCGCGCGGGCGGGGGGGCGTCCCTTGCCGCGCTCATTGACGAAACGGTCAGCCGCTCGCTGAGCGGGCTCGAGTGTCTTGCGGGGATTCCCGGGACGGTGGGTGGAGCCGTGAGAATGAATGCGGGTGCTCACGGCGTTACGTTCGGCGAGCTGGTGGATGCGGCGAGCGTGATGGATCGGCGCGGCCGCACCAGGCGCGTCGAGCGGAGCGCGATGGGATTCTCGTACAGGGGGTGCGCGGCGGCGAGGGATGGGGTCGTGCTGAGCGTGGAGCTGACGCTGAGGGAGGGGGAGCGGCCTGAGATTGAGGAGCGGTTCTCACGATACCGGGGGGCGCGCGCGTCCGTGCTGCCGGCGGAGCCGAGCGCGGGCTGCGTTTTTAAAAATCCCCCGGCGGGGTGTTCCGCGGGCGAATTGATCGACCAGCTCGGCCTCAAGGGAGCGCGGTCGGGAGGGGCGTCCGTGAGCGAGCGGCACGCGAACGTAATCGTGAACAGCGGGGGCGCCACCGCCCGGGATGTGCTCGCGCTCATGGAGCTCATCAGGGGGAAAGCGCGCGAGGAACGGGGCATTGATCTGGAGCCCGAGGTGATTGTGGTCGGGGAAGACGGCACGGCATAG
- a CDS encoding FtsQ-type POTRA domain-containing protein encodes MWKRNARLKRKRRTIIFNVDVARRRRPGASPRRGAGSGGRARVKLALMGAGVLAVCVCAAALLNGRFLKPSGFTVRWIEVSNEELLSRERIRTLAGIKVGDNLFSADLQKIRARICAHPDIRDAIVSRRLPGGILIRVHERFPVAAIFCPSLSPPRQFPGQAGLRPSAGSPRPSPGQAGFAAGILGGEGMRRCVVDAEGVVLSARKERNSKSLPVLIGLKLAGVRPGDRLCSATAKRALGIVEQCRESELCRQLELVSVDVSDPDNYVMRSNVVQEIRLGNENLGERLRLLSFILKQRTYRGLDGPASYIDLRWKDVAELPLSKEIIARK; translated from the coding sequence ATGTGGAAACGGAACGCGCGGCTGAAGAGGAAGCGCCGCACAATTATTTTTAATGTGGATGTCGCCCGGCGCCGCAGGCCCGGGGCATCCCCGAGGCGGGGAGCGGGGAGCGGCGGCCGGGCGAGAGTGAAACTCGCGCTCATGGGCGCGGGGGTGCTCGCCGTGTGTGTGTGCGCGGCGGCACTCCTCAACGGGCGGTTTCTGAAGCCGTCGGGCTTTACCGTCAGGTGGATAGAGGTGAGCAACGAGGAACTCCTCTCCAGGGAACGCATCAGGACGCTCGCGGGCATAAAAGTTGGAGACAACCTGTTCTCCGCGGATCTCCAGAAGATCCGCGCGCGCATCTGCGCGCATCCTGATATCAGGGACGCGATCGTGAGCCGCAGGCTGCCCGGAGGGATCCTGATACGGGTGCATGAGCGATTCCCTGTCGCGGCAATTTTCTGCCCTTCGCTGAGCCCCCCTCGGCAATTCCCTGGACAAGCAGGGCTTCGCCCCTCGGCAGGCTCCCCCCGGCCGAGCCCCGGACAAGCGGGGTTTGCCGCGGGGATTTTGGGGGGGGAGGGCATGCGCCGTTGTGTGGTGGATGCGGAAGGGGTTGTCCTTTCCGCGAGGAAGGAGAGGAATAGTAAATCACTGCCCGTGCTCATCGGCCTGAAGCTGGCCGGGGTACGCCCGGGCGACAGGCTCTGTTCCGCAACGGCGAAGCGTGCGCTCGGAATCGTGGAACAGTGCCGGGAATCGGAGCTGTGCCGTCAGTTGGAGCTGGTGAGCGTGGATGTGAGTGACCCTGATAACTATGTGATGAGGTCAAACGTCGTTCAGGAGATCCGTCTCGGCAACGAGAATCTGGGGGAGCGGCTCCGGCTCCTCTCGTTTATCCTGAAGCAACGCACGTATCGCGGGCTGGATGGCCCCGCGAGCTACATTGATCTGCGGTGGAAGGACGTGGCCGAACTGCCGCTCTCAAAGGAAATTATCGCCAGGAAGTAG
- the ftsA gene encoding cell division protein FtsA, with the protein MNNGSSLIIGLDVGTTKICTVVAEIDKTTRSVRVIGLGHAPSRGLRKGVVVDMDGAVESIVKSIEDAEKMANVEIHSVFAGITGGHIRSFNSRGVAAIGERGEITEKDVERAITAARAVSLPADREILHTIPREFTIDGQSGIKEPRGMSGVRLEAEAHIITGAITATQNIIKSINRAGFEVEDIVLESLASSISVLSEDEKNSGALLVDIGGGTTDFVVFYRGSINQSHVLAVGGDHVTNDVSIALRVPITLAEEIKKAHGSALEDRVDPEEEIEIPTGADRLPSRYSKRELARVIELRMGEILSLVRRHVDRSGVRRLLGSGVVLTGGACLLDGTVELAEKIFNLSVRLGTPTGISGIAEALDSPLYATGAGLAQYGYRSRMEGKISRFKVRSSFARVVNRAREWLASRF; encoded by the coding sequence ATGAACAATGGTTCGAGTTTGATCATAGGTCTGGACGTCGGGACCACCAAAATCTGCACGGTCGTCGCGGAGATCGACAAGACGACCAGGTCCGTGCGCGTCATAGGCCTGGGGCACGCACCCTCTCGCGGCCTGCGAAAGGGAGTGGTGGTTGACATGGACGGCGCGGTGGAGTCCATCGTCAAATCCATCGAGGATGCGGAGAAGATGGCGAATGTCGAGATACACTCCGTGTTCGCCGGGATTACGGGAGGGCACATCAGGAGTTTCAATAGCCGTGGCGTCGCCGCGATCGGTGAGCGGGGTGAAATCACGGAGAAGGACGTCGAGCGCGCAATCACCGCCGCGCGGGCCGTCTCGCTTCCCGCTGACCGGGAGATTCTGCACACGATCCCCCGGGAATTTACAATAGACGGGCAGAGCGGCATCAAGGAACCCAGGGGGATGTCGGGGGTTCGACTGGAGGCTGAGGCGCACATCATCACGGGGGCGATCACCGCGACGCAGAATATTATCAAAAGCATCAACCGCGCCGGATTCGAGGTGGAGGACATCGTGCTGGAGTCGCTCGCATCCAGCATCTCGGTGCTGAGCGAGGATGAGAAAAATTCCGGCGCGCTCCTCGTTGATATCGGCGGCGGGACGACTGACTTCGTGGTGTTTTATCGGGGCAGCATCAACCAGTCACATGTGCTCGCGGTGGGGGGGGATCATGTGACGAATGATGTCTCGATCGCCCTGAGAGTGCCGATCACCCTCGCCGAGGAAATCAAAAAGGCGCACGGGAGCGCGCTGGAAGATCGCGTTGATCCCGAGGAAGAGATAGAAATACCCACGGGCGCCGACAGGCTCCCTTCGCGCTACAGCAAAAGAGAGCTCGCGAGGGTCATCGAGCTGCGGATGGGAGAGATCCTCTCTCTGGTGAGGAGGCATGTGGACCGTTCCGGCGTACGGAGGCTCCTGGGGTCGGGAGTGGTGCTCACGGGAGGCGCGTGCCTCCTGGATGGAACAGTCGAGTTGGCCGAAAAGATATTCAACCTTTCGGTGCGCCTGGGCACGCCCACGGGGATCTCCGGTATCGCGGAGGCGCTCGATAGCCCTCTGTACGCGACCGGCGCGGGCCTCGCCCAGTATGGGTACCGCAGCAGGATGGAGGGAAAAATCTCCAGGTTCAAAGTCAGGAGCAGCTTCGCGAGGGTTGTGAACCGCGCGCGCGAGTGGCTCGCGAGTAGATTTTAA
- the ftsZ gene encoding cell division protein FtsZ — protein sequence MITENTEAIRPVRIRVLGIGGAGSNALDQMLRSNIENIDYIAINTDRQALARSSVARKMRIGERITHGLGAGGNPDVGRQAAMDSLAEIEESVADCDILFIVAGFGGGTGTGVAPVVAQAAREKNILTVCIATTPFDFEGQKRKSQALEGVRRVDDHADTIITVANDKLFQIADMNLSLAEAFAFTNDILSEGVQCIARLINKTGLINLDFADVRTIMANGGRAALGFSASSGQGSAVEAARRALENPLFDLEALPRARGILISIMGGDDLGLREVKEAAEKISELGNRNAHVIFGAVVDAEFRGRRLVTVLATSLDGERAKAEEAQSAVSGAQAHEPVPQQTLIDLDFNSYEHFEDTEPTIVEGENLDVPTFLRKRVQVTTGVRDWG from the coding sequence ATGATTACCGAGAACACCGAGGCAATCAGGCCGGTGCGCATCAGGGTGCTCGGCATCGGCGGGGCAGGGTCGAACGCCCTTGATCAGATGCTGAGAAGCAACATAGAAAATATCGACTATATCGCCATCAACACCGACAGGCAGGCGCTCGCGCGCTCGAGTGTCGCGCGTAAAATGCGTATCGGAGAGAGAATTACACACGGCCTCGGAGCGGGCGGAAATCCCGATGTCGGCCGGCAGGCGGCAATGGATTCACTCGCGGAGATCGAGGAATCGGTGGCGGATTGCGACATCCTTTTCATCGTCGCGGGATTCGGAGGGGGCACGGGAACGGGGGTCGCTCCCGTGGTGGCGCAGGCTGCGCGGGAGAAGAATATCCTCACGGTGTGTATCGCCACCACGCCGTTCGATTTCGAAGGGCAGAAGCGGAAATCGCAGGCGCTCGAAGGGGTGCGAAGGGTTGACGATCATGCCGACACGATCATCACTGTCGCCAACGATAAGCTCTTCCAGATCGCCGATATGAACCTCTCACTGGCTGAAGCGTTCGCGTTTACCAATGACATTCTGTCCGAGGGCGTGCAGTGCATCGCGAGGCTGATCAACAAGACCGGATTGATCAATCTTGATTTCGCCGATGTGCGCACGATCATGGCGAACGGCGGGAGGGCGGCGCTCGGTTTCTCGGCCAGCTCGGGTCAGGGCAGCGCCGTGGAGGCGGCCCGCAGGGCGCTCGAAAACCCGCTCTTTGATCTCGAGGCGCTCCCGCGCGCGCGCGGGATTCTAATCAGCATAATGGGAGGAGACGATCTCGGCCTGAGAGAGGTCAAGGAAGCCGCGGAGAAGATCAGCGAGCTCGGGAACAGGAACGCGCATGTGATCTTCGGGGCCGTTGTGGACGCGGAATTCCGCGGGCGGCGGCTCGTGACGGTTCTGGCCACCAGTCTCGATGGCGAGCGGGCGAAGGCTGAAGAGGCCCAGTCGGCAGTGAGCGGGGCGCAGGCGCATGAACCAGTCCCCCAGCAGACGCTCATTGACCTGGATTTCAACAGCTATGAGCATTTCGAGGACACGGAGCCGACGATTGTCGAAGGGGAGAACCTTGATGTCCCGACCTTCCTGCGTAAGCGGGTGCAGGTTACTACAGGGGTAAGGGATTGGGGATAA